In one Mucilaginibacter ginsenosidivorax genomic region, the following are encoded:
- a CDS encoding RagB/SusD family nutrient uptake outer membrane protein, whose amino-acid sequence MKNKLLYIIVMTMVLSSCKKDFLNQLPPTYLSSASFFKNKTQFDQALTGAYTSLRAIVHEGIYMDEMRSDNAFFTRYSANRGLESLEVLALFLDDANSSATPNSQGNRYADNYTGIARVNTILTRLASSTLSQPEKDQISGEALFLRAFYYFDLVQHYGGVPLQLKELTSVEEAFQPRNTADEVYKQVIADLKAAIPVLPVAAKFPQSGRASKGAAKMLLAYAYMSQPTKDFASAETELRDITQMNYTLLPKYADVFDPVNKNNSESIFEVQYKSDLISGQQSNFAWIFMPKTTNSEFLAGYHGGSMDISSGWNVPTKEMVDSYEPGDLRLPASVAVVEGKISGVEDFTATGLKSPVGFTPTPGLTYFYMIKKYFHPPYITDFNTPDDWPVFRYSGALLLLAECLVNENKNAQALPYLNQVRQRAGLPAVAQATAANVADETRHELAFENHRWTDLIRIGKAIEVSNAKGVRLKALYGWILPAAFNVTQNKLIFPIPFRELQINNKLTQNPGY is encoded by the coding sequence ATGAAAAATAAGTTATTATATATCATTGTCATGACAATGGTTTTATCATCTTGTAAAAAAGATTTTTTAAACCAGTTGCCTCCAACATATTTGAGTTCTGCCTCGTTTTTTAAAAATAAAACCCAGTTTGATCAGGCATTAACGGGGGCTTATACATCATTGCGTGCAATAGTGCACGAAGGAATTTATATGGACGAAATGCGTTCTGATAACGCTTTTTTTACAAGGTATTCTGCCAACAGGGGATTAGAAAGCTTAGAAGTGCTGGCGCTGTTTTTGGATGATGCCAATTCCAGCGCAACGCCCAATTCACAGGGAAACCGGTATGCAGATAATTATACAGGGATTGCCAGGGTAAACACTATTTTAACCAGGCTGGCATCGTCTACCTTATCACAACCCGAAAAAGACCAGATTTCTGGCGAAGCTTTATTTCTGCGGGCCTTTTATTATTTCGATTTGGTACAGCATTATGGCGGGGTACCTTTACAGTTGAAGGAGTTAACTTCGGTAGAAGAGGCATTTCAGCCAAGAAATACGGCCGACGAAGTGTATAAACAAGTCATAGCAGACCTTAAAGCGGCCATTCCTGTACTTCCCGTAGCCGCTAAATTTCCGCAGTCGGGCAGGGCATCTAAAGGCGCCGCCAAAATGTTATTGGCCTATGCGTACATGTCGCAGCCAACTAAAGATTTTGCAAGTGCTGAGACTGAATTACGCGACATTACCCAGATGAATTATACCCTGCTGCCCAAATATGCTGATGTATTTGATCCGGTTAACAAAAACAATTCCGAATCGATATTTGAAGTGCAGTATAAGTCGGATCTGATTAGTGGCCAACAAAGTAATTTTGCCTGGATTTTTATGCCTAAAACAACTAATTCAGAGTTTCTTGCGGGCTACCATGGAGGTTCGATGGATATCTCCAGTGGTTGGAATGTGCCAACAAAGGAAATGGTGGATTCGTACGAGCCCGGTGATTTAAGGCTGCCTGCATCCGTTGCTGTTGTTGAAGGGAAAATTAGCGGGGTGGAAGATTTTACGGCCACCGGCCTTAAAAGCCCTGTTGGCTTTACGCCCACACCGGGGTTAACCTATTTTTATATGATAAAAAAATACTTTCATCCTCCCTATATAACAGATTTTAATACCCCCGATGACTGGCCGGTATTTAGGTACTCAGGAGCACTTTTATTATTGGCAGAATGTTTGGTGAATGAAAATAAAAATGCCCAGGCATTACCGTATTTGAACCAGGTAAGACAAAGAGCTGGCTTGCCGGCAGTTGCGCAGGCAACTGCGGCCAATGTGGCCGATGAAACCCGCCATGAATTGGCGTTTGAAAATCACCGCTGGACAGATTTGATCCGTATTGGAAAAGCCATTGAGGTATCTAACGCAAAAGGGGTACGTTTAAAGGCATTGTATGGATGGATATTACCGGCAGCCTTTAATGTAACACAAAATAAACTAATTTTCCCGATTCCGTTCCGCGAACTGCAGATAAACAACAAACTGACTCAAAACCCGGGCTATTGA
- a CDS encoding FAD-dependent monooxygenase → MKVTLKSDKSTQNNSAYDVIISGAGPVGLFLACELALAKCSVLILEKAEDPQSPLKQLPFGIRGLSAPTIEALYRRGLLHELEVHKRLKNPHQNAGQGLRRQVGHFAGIPFHEGDIDTGQFANRLPGSTDTSLISEMAELETVLARRAEALGVEIKRGLAVTDLHQTADGVTVQSGGQSFQSKWLVGCDGSRSVARKLGGFEFAGTEPEFTGYTTRIDIADPEKLNPGRNVTPRGMYLQSQPGYVMMQDFDAGAFHGSEKPITREHVQEVLRRISDTDVTINTLHIATTWTDRARQATTYRNGRILLAGDAAHIHSPLGGQGLNLGLGDAMNLGWKLAATICQGAPEGLLDSYYIERYPIGAQVLDWSRAQVAIMKPSPGARALQAIIHDLMNTRDGATYFAGRVWGVSTHYDLGGHHPLAGYSVPNFELGDGTKIGELMHDGLGILLDFDANPSLKSLAGEYSKPIKYISGSTKERLGVSAALIRPDGIIAWACAGNPDYSELRPIAERWFGGN, encoded by the coding sequence ATGAAAGTTACACTTAAAAGCGATAAATCAACACAAAATAATTCCGCCTACGATGTGATCATTTCAGGCGCCGGGCCCGTGGGCCTGTTCCTGGCCTGCGAACTGGCACTGGCTAAATGTTCGGTACTGATACTGGAAAAAGCGGAAGATCCGCAATCGCCGTTAAAACAACTACCCTTCGGGATCAGGGGGCTCTCTGCTCCTACTATCGAGGCGCTGTACCGGCGCGGGTTGCTCCATGAACTCGAGGTACACAAGCGCCTTAAAAATCCGCATCAAAATGCCGGGCAAGGGTTACGGCGCCAGGTTGGGCACTTCGCCGGCATTCCTTTTCATGAAGGCGATATTGACACGGGGCAATTCGCGAACCGCCTGCCCGGCTCAACTGATACCAGCTTGATTTCAGAAATGGCGGAGCTTGAAACTGTGCTGGCCCGCCGCGCCGAGGCTCTTGGCGTAGAAATCAAGCGCGGACTTGCCGTTACCGACCTTCACCAAACAGCAGACGGGGTAACTGTACAGTCTGGTGGGCAATCTTTTCAGAGCAAATGGCTGGTAGGTTGCGACGGAAGCCGCAGCGTTGCGCGCAAGTTGGGCGGTTTTGAATTTGCAGGCACTGAACCTGAGTTTACCGGCTACACTACCCGGATTGACATTGCCGATCCTGAGAAACTAAACCCGGGCCGAAATGTGACACCAAGAGGTATGTACCTGCAATCGCAGCCCGGCTACGTAATGATGCAGGATTTTGACGCCGGGGCATTTCATGGATCAGAAAAGCCAATAACCCGTGAACACGTGCAGGAGGTATTACGTCGCATTTCGGACACCGATGTTACCATCAATACCCTGCATATTGCAACCACATGGACCGACCGCGCACGCCAAGCCACTACCTACCGCAACGGAAGGATACTTTTAGCCGGCGATGCTGCTCACATTCATTCGCCATTAGGTGGCCAGGGGCTTAACCTTGGGCTGGGCGATGCCATGAACCTCGGCTGGAAACTTGCTGCAACCATCTGCCAGGGAGCGCCGGAAGGCCTGTTGGATAGCTATTACATTGAACGGTACCCAATTGGCGCACAGGTTTTGGATTGGTCGCGCGCGCAGGTTGCCATCATGAAACCAAGCCCGGGAGCCCGCGCACTGCAAGCAATTATACACGACCTGATGAATACACGTGATGGTGCCACCTATTTTGCAGGGCGCGTTTGGGGTGTTTCCACCCACTATGATCTTGGTGGTCATCACCCCCTGGCTGGCTACAGTGTTCCCAACTTTGAACTTGGGGATGGCACAAAAATTGGCGAGCTTATGCACGATGGCCTGGGGATACTGCTGGATTTTGATGCCAACCCCTCGCTTAAATCCTTAGCCGGCGAATATAGCAAGCCGATCAAATATATCTCAGGCAGCACAAAAGAGCGATTAGGTGTAAGCGCCGCGCTGATACGCCCGGATGGCATTATCGCCTGGGCTTGTGCAGGCAACCCAGATTACAGCGAACTTCGGCCGATTGCTGAGCGTTGGTTTGGCGGCAATTAA
- a CDS encoding SusC/RagA family TonB-linked outer membrane protein: MKFTFYMVMVVISGTQLLWANNSSGQILEKTRIDIAADNKSLKSILKDIEGKTDIRFTYNESLIKQYQHLSISESSQSVALILKNIFGNTDLSYIEKKNKVIIVERRKPEPLLLDGTENEAATITVKGKVSDDKGESLPGVSVRVKGTTVGATTNTSGDYLVRLVDTTGAILVFSYIGFETREVPVSGRSVINVSLAASSSSLKEVIVVSYGTQSKREVTGAISQLNTSEVKDLPVANIGQKLQGKFAGVQINQNDGQPGVEMSFRIRGAASIGAGNNPLIVIDGFPTESGLQALSPDEVESITVLKDASASSLYGSRAANGVILVTTKQAKNGKQNIEFSTYNGVQTVSKRGRPDLMNAPEFAEFKKEYYEDAAKYEGYTGGVPAQYQNPSQYKPTDGTNWFDVLLRNARTQNYNLSLSTGTANLKSLVNLNYNRQDGVMLNQWAERVTARSNNIYTASSRLTLGLNLGVTYRNQNITPNLGQGRNIIQVAYLTDPTLNYKNADGTYPIGFAPPGMFQTPNYYNVLNQTVNLYKRLSLIGNAYATVKLTDDLKYKISINVNGENGINRGFSPSTIRGGVQPATSASAYYNTNNFLSWLAENTLTYTKSINNKHNIEAFVGYTAQKTSYENSGISATDFPDDNIQWLNVAATKTANPGVDAYDFTILSYIGRLNYNYENKYLLSLAFRRDGSSRFGTNTKYGNFPSVSVGWVVSDEDFMKSFKNIDLLKLRGSYGKVGNNNIGNYTYLSGVDQRNYVFNNQVTSGSSLNGIGNNNLTWETTAGYDIGLDLGLFGNRVLLTYDYYWKKTDGLLYQIDIPSQSGFNSVTSNIGRFDFWGHEISIETKNAVGKIKWNTTFNISFDRNIVKQLGTSNAPIGGYQEYWDDNRTAVGHPIGLFYGYINTGVYMTQHEFDTQPHDAAATVGSARFADVSGPDGKPDGIIDYHDRTWIGNPNPKFSYGMTNSFGYRNFDASIVVAGTVGNDIADDAFQSTENLDGVFNVRKGVANRWRSEANPGDGIYPRTKSGTTVDFRNFTTRQVFSGTYLMAKNITVGYTFPIKHNSVIRSARIYFSAQNAFTFTKYPGMNPEISLYGLDGLHQGRDFTAFPIAKTYSVGANLNF, encoded by the coding sequence ATGAAATTTACATTCTATATGGTCATGGTTGTTATTTCGGGAACCCAATTACTTTGGGCGAACAATTCATCCGGACAGATATTAGAAAAAACCAGGATAGACATTGCGGCCGATAACAAAAGCCTGAAGTCTATTTTAAAGGATATCGAGGGTAAAACCGATATCCGTTTTACTTACAATGAAAGCCTGATAAAACAATATCAGCATCTAAGTATAAGTGAGTCCAGCCAATCGGTGGCTTTAATTCTGAAAAATATTTTTGGTAACACCGACCTGTCTTACATCGAAAAGAAGAATAAGGTAATTATTGTAGAAAGGCGAAAGCCGGAACCTCTTTTACTGGATGGTACGGAAAACGAGGCTGCAACAATAACGGTTAAAGGAAAAGTAAGTGATGATAAGGGAGAAAGCCTGCCCGGAGTGAGCGTGAGGGTTAAAGGCACAACAGTAGGTGCAACCACCAATACGTCGGGCGATTATCTGGTTAGATTAGTAGATACAACCGGGGCAATACTTGTGTTTTCATACATAGGTTTTGAAACTAGGGAGGTACCTGTAAGCGGGCGCTCAGTTATTAATGTTAGCCTGGCAGCATCTTCAAGTAGTTTAAAAGAAGTAATTGTGGTAAGCTACGGAACGCAGAGTAAGCGCGAAGTTACAGGCGCCATTAGCCAGCTTAATACTTCAGAGGTTAAGGATTTACCGGTAGCCAACATCGGTCAAAAATTACAGGGCAAATTTGCAGGCGTACAAATAAATCAGAACGATGGCCAGCCCGGTGTGGAAATGTCGTTCCGTATCCGTGGTGCTGCATCCATTGGGGCTGGTAACAACCCGCTGATTGTTATTGACGGGTTTCCGACAGAAAGCGGGCTTCAAGCCTTGAGCCCTGATGAAGTGGAAAGTATTACCGTTTTAAAAGATGCTTCTGCTTCCTCATTATATGGTTCGCGGGCGGCTAATGGCGTTATACTTGTTACAACCAAACAAGCTAAGAACGGAAAGCAAAATATTGAGTTCAGTACTTATAATGGCGTACAAACGGTATCTAAAAGAGGCCGGCCGGATTTAATGAATGCCCCCGAATTTGCTGAATTTAAGAAGGAGTATTACGAAGATGCTGCAAAGTACGAAGGCTATACCGGTGGCGTACCTGCTCAATATCAAAACCCTTCGCAATACAAGCCTACTGATGGCACCAATTGGTTTGATGTTTTGTTGAGGAACGCCCGGACACAGAATTATAATTTGTCGCTTTCTACCGGCACTGCAAATTTGAAATCTCTGGTAAACCTTAACTACAACAGGCAAGACGGAGTAATGCTTAATCAATGGGCCGAAAGAGTTACCGCAAGGTCAAATAACATATATACAGCATCCAGCAGGTTAACTTTGGGGCTTAATCTTGGTGTTACCTACCGCAACCAAAATATCACTCCTAATTTGGGTCAGGGGCGTAATATTATCCAGGTTGCCTACCTTACAGATCCAACGCTTAATTATAAAAATGCAGATGGAACTTATCCCATTGGTTTTGCGCCTCCGGGCATGTTTCAAACTCCCAACTATTACAATGTTTTAAATCAAACGGTAAACCTGTATAAAAGGCTATCCCTTATCGGGAATGCGTACGCTACGGTTAAACTTACCGACGATTTGAAATATAAAATCAGCATCAATGTTAATGGGGAAAATGGTATTAATCGTGGTTTTAGCCCATCAACAATACGTGGCGGGGTTCAGCCGGCTACCTCAGCATCGGCTTATTATAACACCAATAATTTTTTATCATGGCTTGCCGAAAACACCTTAACCTATACAAAATCAATTAACAACAAGCACAATATTGAGGCTTTTGTTGGGTACACTGCCCAAAAAACCAGTTATGAAAACAGTGGCATATCGGCAACAGACTTTCCGGATGATAATATTCAATGGCTGAATGTAGCTGCAACAAAAACTGCTAACCCGGGTGTGGATGCCTACGATTTTACCATTCTCTCGTACATAGGCAGGTTAAACTATAATTACGAAAATAAATACTTGCTTTCCCTCGCATTCAGAAGAGATGGCTCATCAAGGTTCGGAACGAACACCAAGTATGGCAACTTTCCTTCTGTTTCTGTAGGCTGGGTTGTTTCTGACGAAGATTTCATGAAATCATTCAAAAATATCGACCTCCTGAAACTAAGAGGCAGCTATGGAAAAGTGGGTAATAATAATATAGGGAACTATACCTACCTGTCTGGCGTTGATCAACGTAATTATGTTTTCAATAATCAGGTTACTTCCGGAAGTTCACTCAATGGTATTGGCAACAATAACCTAACCTGGGAAACAACAGCCGGGTATGATATCGGTTTAGATCTTGGTCTTTTTGGCAACAGGGTTTTATTAACGTATGACTATTACTGGAAGAAAACCGACGGGTTATTATATCAAATTGATATTCCTTCACAATCGGGTTTTAACAGCGTTACTTCAAACATTGGCCGGTTTGATTTTTGGGGTCATGAAATTAGTATAGAAACAAAGAATGCTGTAGGAAAAATTAAATGGAATACAACCTTTAATATCTCTTTCGATCGCAATATTGTTAAACAGCTTGGCACCAGCAACGCACCTATTGGCGGTTACCAGGAATATTGGGATGATAACCGCACCGCGGTAGGCCATCCTATTGGATTGTTTTACGGGTATATAAATACCGGTGTGTACATGACCCAACATGAGTTTGATACACAACCACATGATGCGGCGGCTACGGTAGGGTCGGCAAGATTTGCAGATGTAAGCGGTCCCGACGGAAAGCCGGATGGCATTATTGACTACCATGACAGGACCTGGATAGGTAACCCCAACCCTAAGTTTTCTTACGGGATGACCAATAGTTTTGGCTACAGGAATTTTGATGCCAGTATAGTGGTAGCAGGTACGGTTGGTAATGACATTGCAGACGATGCTTTTCAATCTACCGAGAACCTGGATGGAGTTTTCAATGTAAGAAAAGGTGTGGCTAACAGGTGGAGATCAGAAGCCAATCCGGGAGATGGTATCTACCCAAGAACAAAATCCGGTACCACGGTCGATTTCCGCAACTTTACTACAAGGCAGGTTTTTAGCGGTACATACCTGATGGCAAAAAATATAACAGTAGGGTACACTTTTCCCATAAAACACAACTCTGTTATAAGAAGTGCAAGAATATATTTTAGTGCGCAAAATGCTTTCACGTTTACAAAATATCCAGGAATGAACCCCGAGATAAGCCTCTATGGTTTAGATGGCCTTCACCAGGGGCGCGATTTTACGGCATTCCCCATTGCAAAAACTTATTCAGTAGGAGCAAACCTTAACTTTTAA
- a CDS encoding anhydro-N-acetylmuramic acid kinase, which translates to MLPLNQNLQKLFDIAQKPVKTVIGLMSGTSLDGLDIALCSFSGHGLQTQYKLLQFITIPYPEGFKSEVQQVFAKKTVDLEKLTLLNAYIGSYHGELVLQALSKWDIAPDTVDFIASHGQTIYHAPKRLHKQANYPNATLQIGDGDHLAVKTGILTISDFRQKHIAAGGEGAPLALYGDVLLGHKPGEERILLNIGGIANLTYLPANNDTTNVLCTDVGPGNTLVDAACRRYFNKAFDEDSAIANSGKVNHDLLTALLSHPFFLEAAPKTTGPELFNLAFVENAQQQSQTKELPPEDLVSTLSAFTATSIINFIKANIQVDNLKIFVSGGGARNPFVITQLKLAFENIKDTSSLGINPDAKEAILFALLGNEALCGEPIVLGDNPKVLMGKFSFAV; encoded by the coding sequence ATGTTACCGTTAAACCAAAATCTGCAAAAGCTTTTTGATATCGCCCAAAAACCTGTTAAAACCGTTATCGGCTTAATGTCGGGCACGTCATTAGATGGGTTAGATATTGCTTTATGCAGTTTTAGCGGCCATGGCCTGCAAACTCAATACAAACTACTGCAGTTTATCACCATCCCATATCCCGAAGGGTTTAAAAGCGAAGTACAGCAGGTATTTGCCAAAAAAACGGTCGACCTGGAAAAACTCACTTTACTAAATGCCTACATTGGCAGCTACCATGGCGAATTGGTACTACAAGCCCTTTCAAAGTGGGATATTGCCCCCGATACAGTCGATTTTATAGCCAGCCATGGTCAAACAATTTACCATGCACCAAAGAGGTTACACAAACAGGCAAACTATCCCAATGCCACACTGCAAATTGGCGACGGCGATCACCTGGCGGTAAAGACCGGGATATTGACCATAAGCGATTTCAGGCAAAAACACATTGCTGCCGGCGGCGAAGGCGCACCTTTGGCCTTATATGGCGATGTGCTATTGGGCCACAAACCCGGCGAAGAACGGATTTTGCTGAACATCGGCGGCATTGCAAATCTTACCTATTTGCCCGCAAATAATGATACAACCAACGTTTTATGTACAGATGTTGGGCCGGGTAATACCCTGGTAGATGCTGCCTGCCGCCGGTATTTTAACAAGGCTTTTGATGAAGATTCGGCCATTGCCAACAGCGGTAAAGTAAATCACGACTTACTGACCGCCCTGCTCAGCCACCCGTTTTTTTTAGAGGCTGCGCCGAAAACTACAGGGCCCGAATTGTTTAACCTTGCATTTGTTGAAAATGCGCAACAACAATCACAAACAAAGGAATTGCCGCCCGAAGATTTGGTAAGTACATTAAGCGCATTCACCGCTACATCCATTATCAATTTTATCAAAGCCAATATACAAGTCGATAACCTGAAAATATTTGTAAGCGGCGGCGGAGCCAGGAACCCCTTTGTGATAACCCAACTGAAGTTGGCCTTTGAAAATATTAAGGATACAAGCAGCCTTGGTATTAATCCCGATGCCAAGGAAGCCATATTATTTGCCTTACTTGGGAATGAGGCTTTGTGCGGCGAACCTATTGTTTTGGGCGATAATCCGAAGGTGTTGATGGGGAAGTTTAGTTTTGCAGTTTGA
- a CDS encoding RNA polymerase sigma factor: protein MLNKDCILCSDDQLLKLLQEDNRGAFDLIYKRYWEPLFIYVAKVVKDNDEAKDIVQEVFVSLWFRRMHLNDINSLRAYLFTAARYKGLTYIKDNISKNKYLESLKLFFDLECDSIAKQVEANELSLFVDSEIAKLPQKMRDVFILSRKEHLSHKLISEKLMISDKTVKKQINNVLKHFRLKLAEK from the coding sequence ATGCTTAATAAAGATTGTATTCTTTGTTCGGATGATCAGTTACTGAAATTATTGCAGGAAGATAATAGGGGGGCGTTTGACCTTATTTATAAGCGATACTGGGAACCTCTTTTTATATATGTTGCAAAAGTTGTAAAAGACAATGACGAAGCCAAAGATATTGTGCAGGAAGTATTTGTTTCGCTCTGGTTTCGCAGGATGCATTTGAATGATATCAATTCTTTAAGGGCTTATTTATTTACCGCCGCCAGGTACAAAGGGTTAACTTATATAAAAGACAATATCTCTAAAAACAAATATTTAGAATCACTTAAGTTGTTTTTTGACCTGGAATGTGATTCAATTGCAAAGCAAGTTGAGGCCAACGAGTTAAGCTTATTTGTTGATAGCGAAATTGCTAAACTGCCTCAAAAAATGAGAGATGTTTTTATTTTAAGCAGGAAAGAACATCTCTCGCATAAACTGATTTCAGAAAAACTAATGATTTCTGATAAAACGGTAAAAAAGCAAATCAACAATGTTTTAAAGCACTTTAGATTAAAGCTGGCCGAAAAATAG
- a CDS encoding FecR family protein, with amino-acid sequence MTSKEAKKLLKHYNDGTITPEEKFRLEAWYEMLAESGDFEWHADEKELISSDLKNAIDARIDKPARHMINFKSVLVAASMLLFLGLGWFTIKHLDEVKNKLSPEVYTETYAPAGQKITLTLSDNSTVILSGGSRIKYPETFNGKIREVELMEGEAYFDIYHDKHKPFIVDVAGTQINVLGTAFNVRAYKFLKNVQITVLRGKVSVRGLANLKYEKVKQVVLLPNEQVTIGKVNGDIAKRLINATDFTGWIQGKYKFDDETLGNVAGMLESYFKVKVHFSAEGLKNIRFSSEFDSKDTLEDLLFSICEANKLTYKINKQDILLSTKPVNNK; translated from the coding sequence ATGACCAGCAAAGAAGCAAAAAAGCTATTGAAACATTACAACGACGGTACCATTACGCCCGAAGAAAAATTCAGGCTGGAGGCATGGTACGAGATGCTTGCAGAGTCGGGTGATTTTGAATGGCATGCAGACGAAAAAGAATTGATAAGCAGCGACCTGAAAAACGCTATTGATGCCCGGATAGACAAACCCGCCAGGCACATGATCAATTTCAAGTCGGTGCTGGTAGCTGCTTCTATGTTGTTGTTTTTAGGCCTGGGCTGGTTTACAATAAAGCACCTGGATGAAGTAAAAAACAAACTAAGTCCCGAGGTTTATACCGAAACCTATGCCCCGGCCGGCCAAAAAATAACGCTTACGCTCAGCGACAATTCGACAGTTATTTTGAGTGGCGGTAGCCGCATAAAATATCCTGAAACATTTAACGGCAAAATCCGTGAGGTTGAATTGATGGAAGGCGAGGCTTATTTTGACATTTACCACGATAAGCATAAACCTTTTATTGTTGATGTAGCGGGTACGCAGATAAACGTGTTAGGAACTGCTTTTAATGTACGTGCCTACAAATTTTTGAAAAATGTTCAAATAACGGTATTGCGAGGTAAGGTATCTGTACGCGGGCTTGCCAACCTAAAATATGAAAAAGTAAAGCAAGTTGTTCTGTTGCCTAATGAACAGGTCACTATTGGTAAAGTAAACGGCGACATAGCGAAGAGGCTTATCAATGCAACGGATTTTACCGGCTGGATTCAGGGTAAATACAAATTTGACGATGAAACATTGGGCAACGTTGCAGGTATGCTTGAATCGTACTTTAAAGTGAAGGTGCATTTCTCTGCCGAGGGTCTGAAAAATATTCGTTTTAGTTCGGAGTTTGACAGCAAAGACACGCTGGAGGACCTGCTTTTTTCAATTTGTGAGGCTAATAAACTGACTTACAAAATAAACAAACAAGACATTTTATTAAGTACCAAACCAGTAAATAACAAATAA
- a CDS encoding helix-turn-helix domain-containing protein translates to MQHQEFAPREELQDSIKCFWYNSRDFGDQVTDFEVQPDGYAEIIFHFGSGCSIAQNEGMLPLPSPFMMGLLNQPVVFYAKNRLEIIGIRCFPWTVFDLLGLPAGKGGVTIFEHPIAQLQPTLINCIEAGRIDEALAAVKQYFLTARSAVATSSMLFKAGVAMSKAKGTMPVSQVAAAAHATVRTLERNFKQSSGHTIKDVSGLMRFEQVRNQLWLYPDINLAGLAHQLGYTDQSHLSREFKRYSGTTPAAFARKAKQGKPPVGNNFVAFVQA, encoded by the coding sequence ATGCAGCACCAAGAATTTGCGCCTCGCGAAGAGCTACAAGATTCCATAAAATGTTTTTGGTACAACAGCAGAGATTTCGGGGACCAGGTAACTGATTTTGAAGTACAACCCGATGGCTATGCCGAAATTATTTTTCATTTCGGGAGCGGTTGCAGCATTGCCCAGAATGAGGGCATGCTACCATTGCCATCGCCGTTTATGATGGGGTTGCTCAACCAACCTGTTGTTTTTTATGCCAAAAACCGTTTAGAAATTATTGGCATCAGGTGCTTTCCCTGGACGGTGTTCGATTTGCTCGGGCTGCCGGCGGGTAAAGGCGGTGTGACCATATTTGAGCATCCTATAGCCCAACTTCAACCTACTTTAATAAACTGCATTGAGGCCGGCAGGATAGATGAAGCACTGGCCGCGGTAAAACAGTATTTCCTGACTGCCCGGTCGGCCGTTGCTACCAGCAGTATGCTATTTAAAGCAGGAGTTGCCATGAGCAAAGCAAAGGGTACCATGCCGGTAAGCCAGGTAGCGGCGGCCGCACATGCTACCGTTCGTACGCTGGAGCGCAACTTCAAGCAATCGTCTGGCCACACAATTAAAGATGTATCCGGTTTAATGCGTTTTGAGCAGGTGCGCAACCAGTTATGGCTTTATCCCGACATCAACCTTGCCGGCTTAGCCCATCAGCTGGGCTATACAGATCAATCTCACTTAAGCCGCGAGTTTAAACGGTATAGCGGTACCACTCCGGCAGCATTCGCCCGAAAAGCAAAGCAAGGAAAGCCGCCTGTAGGCAATAATTTTGTCGCGTTTGTACAAGCCTGA